The genomic segment TGAAGCAGCGAAATGATCAGAGCGGGATGATTGAAAACGTCAACGAGCGGACCGAAATCGGACGTGTGAAGGTTGTCTCAGTTGCTGTAACAGAATCGAAAGGCATTATTATTTCTGGACATATGGTCTCGGGCAGTTTGGTAGATTTCAACTTGTTGCCGTGGAACTATCCAGAGCCGTGGCTTGTAGCTGGTATATCAATCCTATCCCCTGCAGCAGGATCATTTATGGTAAAAGACAATCTTGCGGGTAAAATTGTTGGTATAACGACAGAGATTCTGCGTGATATTTGTTTGTTGGAAATCATTACCGGAAGATTCTATAGCGGATCAAGTTCTTTTGAGGGTGGTATTCTGAAGGGAAGATATGAAACACCGTTAACTTTGCTTATCCCATGCGCAAGTGTAACGGTCGCAGCTGCTATCGTTTCAATGATTTTTGCTTTTTACAATACTTCCAAATATGATGAATTATCGAAATTTGCATGCGCGAATGAACAGCCTTTCATGTTTGCCATTGAACCAACACCGGAATTCGACGGTATGAGCGCGCGATTTGCGGTGAGGTGGTAGAAATTGGAAATACGGCTGCATCCACACGCAATTGCTCGGCTTGCCGAGCGAGGCGCAAGCGATCGAAACGGTTCGCAATGGGGAAAGGTTTCCCGCTAAGTTCGGCCGTATCGGATTTCGGCATAATTTTCGTTTCGACGGTATTTGGCGCGGAGAAACGTATAATACAAAGCAGATAGAGGCCTATGCGGTGGAAGAGCTGGGCCACTGGATAATTATCACCGTTATAGTAAAATACTATTAGGAGTTGCGTATGCAAGTCAGTTACGACCCGACATACAATATCGCCTATATCCGTCTTCGGGAAAAAGCGGAGAATGTCGAAACGATCAAGATAAGCGATGAGCTTTCGATCGATGTAGCCCCGGACGGCAGGGTATGCGGTCTGGAACTCATGAATGCGAATGAACAGCTTGGTATCAATGCAAAGGAACCCTTCCAATTCATAAATGAGAAAAGCCACCGGAAGGTTGAACTGCCTCTGGGGATATAGTCGATACAAGCGGTGAGACTAGGCGCAAAAAAGTGCGTGATTTGCGGTTCGGTGGTGAATAACCCCTAACCCCCAACCCCCAACCCCTTCAAAAGGGGAAAGGGGAGCCAAGGATGTAGAATGCTACAAGAAATTATAAATGGCGGGGAAAGGGGTTATTCCAACCAATGAAAACCCGCCTCGATGACAAATTAGTCGAACTCTCCCTCGCCGATAGCCGTGCAAAAGCGCAGGCGCTCATCATGGCAGGCGAGGTATTCGTCAACGGCGAGCGAATCGACAAAAAAGCGCATCCGGTAAAGACCACCGATGAGATTACCGTTCGCGAGAAGCCGCCCTTCGTTTCGCGCGGCGGGGAAAAGCTCGCGCATGCCCTCGATAATTTCGCCGTCGATGTGAAGGAACATGTTGCGATAGATATCGGTGCG from the Spirochaetota bacterium genome contains:
- a CDS encoding DUF2283 domain-containing protein, with translation MQVSYDPTYNIAYIRLREKAENVETIKISDELSIDVAPDGRVCGLELMNANEQLGINAKEPFQFINEKSHRKVELPLGI